In the genome of Chrysemys picta bellii isolate R12L10 chromosome 17, ASM1138683v2, whole genome shotgun sequence, one region contains:
- the CCNQ gene encoding cyclin-Q isoform X2, with product MEPDQAASAQTGPGATETKIHFKVTRFIMEAGVKLGLRSIPVATACTIYHSFFTATVAPGPYDPYLVAMAALYLAGKVEEQHLRTRDIINVSHRYLHPQSDPLELDSHFWELRDSIVQCELLMLRVLGFRVSFRHPHKYLLHYLLSLRRWMNRHSWERTPVSAAAWALLRDSYHGALCVRYLPQHVAVAVLYLALHCYGVEVPAHAQAQRPWWQVFSDDLSQAQIDQIVLDLIQIYTLDAEIS from the exons ATGGAGCCCGACCAGGCGGCGAGCGCCCAGACTGGGCCGGGAGCCACCGAGACCAAGATCCATTTCAAGGTCACCCGGTTCATCATGGAGGCAG gggtgAAGCTGGGCCTGCGCTCCATCCCTGTGGCCACGGCCTGCACCATCTACCACAGTTTCTTCACGGCCACGGTGGCCCCGGGGCCCTACGACCCCTACCTGGTGGCCATGGCTGCGCTGTACCTGGCCGGGAAAGTGGAGGAGCAGCACCTACGCACTCGGGACATCATCAACGTCAGCCACAG gtacTTACACCCCCAGAGCGACCCCCTGGAACTCGACTCCCATTTCTGGGAGCTGCGGGACAGCATCGTCCAGTGCGAGCTGCTCATGCTGCGGGTTCTCGGCTTCCGCGTCTCCTTCCGGCACCCCCACAAG TACCTGCTCCATTACCTGCTCTCCCTGAGGCGGTGGATGAACCGACACAGCTGGGAGCGGACCCCCGTCTCGGCGGCGGCCTGGGCACTGCTCCGGGACAGCTACCACGGGGCGCTGTGTGTGCGCTACCTCCCCCAGCACGTGGCGGTGGCCGTGCTGTACCTCGCCCTGCACTGCTATGGGGTGGAGGTGCCCGCCCATGCACAGGCCCAGAGACCCTGGTGGCAG GTGTTCAGTGACGATCTCAGCCAAGCTCAGATTGACCAGATCGTATTGGACCTGATCCAGATTTACACCTTGGATGCGGAAATCTCCTAA
- the CCNQ gene encoding cyclin-Q isoform X1 → MPSDYAMTSPCCVVSRGNEAAAGAMEPDQAASAQTGPGATETKIHFKVTRFIMEAGVKLGLRSIPVATACTIYHSFFTATVAPGPYDPYLVAMAALYLAGKVEEQHLRTRDIINVSHRYLHPQSDPLELDSHFWELRDSIVQCELLMLRVLGFRVSFRHPHKYLLHYLLSLRRWMNRHSWERTPVSAAAWALLRDSYHGALCVRYLPQHVAVAVLYLALHCYGVEVPAHAQAQRPWWQVFSDDLSQAQIDQIVLDLIQIYTLDAEIS, encoded by the exons ATGCCATCAGATTACGCTATGACGTCACCGTGTTGTGTCGTGTCACGTGGTAATGAG GCAGCAGCGGGTGCCATGGAGCCCGACCAGGCGGCGAGCGCCCAGACTGGGCCGGGAGCCACCGAGACCAAGATCCATTTCAAGGTCACCCGGTTCATCATGGAGGCAG gggtgAAGCTGGGCCTGCGCTCCATCCCTGTGGCCACGGCCTGCACCATCTACCACAGTTTCTTCACGGCCACGGTGGCCCCGGGGCCCTACGACCCCTACCTGGTGGCCATGGCTGCGCTGTACCTGGCCGGGAAAGTGGAGGAGCAGCACCTACGCACTCGGGACATCATCAACGTCAGCCACAG gtacTTACACCCCCAGAGCGACCCCCTGGAACTCGACTCCCATTTCTGGGAGCTGCGGGACAGCATCGTCCAGTGCGAGCTGCTCATGCTGCGGGTTCTCGGCTTCCGCGTCTCCTTCCGGCACCCCCACAAG TACCTGCTCCATTACCTGCTCTCCCTGAGGCGGTGGATGAACCGACACAGCTGGGAGCGGACCCCCGTCTCGGCGGCGGCCTGGGCACTGCTCCGGGACAGCTACCACGGGGCGCTGTGTGTGCGCTACCTCCCCCAGCACGTGGCGGTGGCCGTGCTGTACCTCGCCCTGCACTGCTATGGGGTGGAGGTGCCCGCCCATGCACAGGCCCAGAGACCCTGGTGGCAG GTGTTCAGTGACGATCTCAGCCAAGCTCAGATTGACCAGATCGTATTGGACCTGATCCAGATTTACACCTTGGATGCGGAAATCTCCTAA
- the LOC101935008 gene encoding dual specificity protein phosphatase 9: MVFGPPPKALRAWPCQGCCCDGCARGSCRSGRCSRPRRALSCCYDEATATLPRPGRDDEESVLATLLRKLREEGCTAYYLQGGFSKFQSEWPDHCETSPEVPGASSSPAPTGTPVVGLGGLSWVRRGLGTPEQRGGWTRRQPAPRPTRCRSCPTSTWAAPETQPTWRRWPGWASATSSTSPQPAQPLRGAGRLPLQADPHLGPLEPEPSPLLPEAIAFIDEAVSQNCGILVHCLAGVSRSVTVTVAYLMQRLNLSLNDAYDLVKRKKADISPTSTSWGSCWTLRGNWGWLRDRQRPPEPLTARPDAHVSPGCFFTPPASEYEEEDGSFQRYPT, translated from the exons ATGGTATTTGGCCCACCTCCGAAGGCACTGAGAG CGTGGCCCTGCCAGGGCTGCTGTTGCGACGGCTGCGCAAGGGGAAGCTGTCGGTCCGGTCGCTGCTCCCGCCCGCGCCGGGCGCTGTCCTGCTGTTACGACGAGGCCACCGCCACGCTGCCGCGCCCCGGCCGGGACGACGAGGAATCGGTGCTGGCCACGCTGCTGCGCAAGTTGCGGGAGGAAGGCTGCACGGCGTATTACCTGCAAG GGGGCTTCTCCAAGTTCCAGTCCGAGTGGCCAGATCACTGCGAAACCAGCCCGGAGGTGCCCGGCGCCAGCAGCTCCCCCGCTCCGACGGGGACCCCGGTGGTGGGTCTCGGGGGGCTGAGCTGGGTTCGGAGGGGACTCGGGACCCCTGAGCAGCGGGGGGGGTGGACTCGGAGGCAGCCAGCCCCCCGTCCTACCCGGTGCAGATCCTGCCCCACCTCTACCTGGGCAGCGCCCGAGACTCAGCCAACATGGAGACGCTGGCCCGGCTGGGCATCCGCTACATCCTCAACGTCACCCCAACCTGCCCAACCTCTTCGAGGAGCAGGGCGGCTTCCGCTACAAGCAGATCCCCATCTCGGACCACTGGAGCCAGAACCTAGCCCGCTTCTTCCAGAGGCCATCGCCTTCATCG acgAGGCGGTGTCCCAGAACTGCGGCATCCTTGTTCACTGCCTGGCGGGTGTGAGCCGCTCGGTGACGGTGACGGTGGCCTACCTCATGCAGCGCCTCAACCTGTCACTCAACGATGCCTACGACCTGGTCAAGCGCAAGAAGGCCGACATCTCGCCCACTTCAACTTCATGGGGCAGCTGCTGGACTTTGAGAGGGaactggggctggctgagggaTCGCCAGCGACCCCCGGAGCCCCTGACGGCGCGGCCAGACGCCCACGTCTCCCCAGGCTGCTTCTTCACGCCGCCGGCCTCTGAatatgaggaagaggatggcagTTTCCAGCGTTACCCCACGtag